A genomic region of Synechococcus sp. NOUM97013 contains the following coding sequences:
- a CDS encoding MgPME-cyclase complex family protein, with protein MTTYHFVAASERFLTQEEPLEEVLKERRRHYAEENKEIDFWLVRQPAFLNSPALSGIKDQLPQPAAAVVSTDANFITFMKLRLEFVLEGKFEAPTDAIPDPLASVS; from the coding sequence ATGACCACCTATCACTTCGTTGCCGCAAGCGAACGCTTTCTGACTCAGGAAGAGCCGCTTGAGGAAGTTCTAAAAGAACGACGTCGCCATTACGCCGAAGAGAACAAGGAGATTGATTTCTGGCTGGTTCGGCAACCTGCATTCCTGAACAGTCCAGCGTTGTCTGGAATCAAGGACCAACTACCCCAACCGGCTGCAGCAGTCGTATCCACAGATGCCAACTTCATCACCTTCATGAAGCTGCGACTTGAGTTTGTGCTTGAAGGGAAATTCGAAGCACCCACGGATGCAATCCCTGATCCGCTGGCATCGGTCAGCTGA
- a CDS encoding pyridoxine 5'-phosphate synthase — translation MASLGVNIDHIANVRQARRTVEPDPVPMALLAELGGADGITVHLREDRRHIQDRDVELLKQTVRSRLNLEMAATEEMVSIALRIQPDMVTLVPERREEVTTEGGLDVATQLGTLSKMIQRLQTAGIPVSLFVDPDPVQLKACAETGARWVELHTGTYAEAEWQKQPQELARLTEATASARSMGLRVNAGHGLTYQNVEPIAAIEGMEELNIGHTIIARALAVGLKAAVSEMRALIQNPRREPLFGS, via the coding sequence GTGGCCAGCCTTGGGGTGAATATTGACCATATCGCCAACGTGCGCCAGGCCAGGCGCACCGTCGAACCTGATCCAGTTCCCATGGCACTCCTTGCGGAACTAGGGGGAGCCGATGGCATCACCGTTCACCTGCGTGAAGACAGGCGCCACATCCAAGACAGAGACGTTGAACTGCTGAAGCAAACGGTGCGCAGCCGTTTGAACCTCGAAATGGCTGCGACAGAGGAGATGGTCTCGATTGCGCTGCGCATCCAACCCGACATGGTGACGCTCGTGCCGGAACGACGCGAGGAAGTCACAACCGAAGGCGGCCTCGATGTAGCAACGCAGCTGGGAACTCTCAGCAAGATGATCCAGCGACTGCAGACGGCTGGAATCCCTGTAAGCCTGTTCGTGGATCCCGATCCAGTCCAACTGAAAGCCTGTGCTGAGACAGGCGCACGCTGGGTTGAACTCCACACAGGCACCTACGCGGAAGCCGAATGGCAAAAACAACCGCAGGAATTGGCAAGACTGACAGAGGCCACTGCATCGGCTCGGTCAATGGGACTGAGGGTGAACGCGGGCCATGGCCTGACTTATCAGAACGTGGAACCCATCGCGGCCATCGAGGGGATGGAGGAGCTGAACATCGGTCACACCATCATTGCGAGGGCCCTGGCTGTAGGCCTGAAAGCTGCTGTGAGTGAAATGCGGGCTTTGATACAGAATCCCCGTCGTGAGCCCTTGTTTGGAAGCTGA
- a CDS encoding 1-acyl-sn-glycerol-3-phosphate acyltransferase — MSSSLATRASALETDINPFWAPLAMFLTQDVALHYLRDRIVLGAENLPKQGPVLLAPTHRARWDALMIPMAAGRRVTGRDCRFMVTRTEMSGLQGWFLHRLGCFAVDQQKPSLTTLRFALDLLESGQQLVVFPEGRINRTDEPIKLEQGLVRLAQLAHRHGVNVQVVPVGLAYNPARPGPRSRSAICFGPALTVQGKGKEETLRFNHELAASMHTAEQAARECINRPLHCT; from the coding sequence GTGTCCAGCAGCCTGGCGACACGTGCATCAGCCCTTGAAACGGATATCAATCCGTTCTGGGCCCCTTTGGCCATGTTCCTCACTCAGGACGTGGCTTTGCATTACCTGCGTGATCGCATCGTGCTCGGTGCTGAAAATCTCCCGAAACAAGGTCCCGTTTTGTTGGCGCCTACCCATCGAGCTCGTTGGGACGCGCTGATGATCCCGATGGCTGCTGGGCGTCGAGTGACCGGTCGTGATTGTCGTTTCATGGTCACGCGCACCGAAATGTCAGGACTGCAGGGATGGTTTCTCCACCGCCTGGGTTGTTTCGCCGTGGATCAACAGAAACCTTCGCTAACCACCCTTCGTTTTGCCCTGGATCTGCTCGAAAGCGGACAGCAACTGGTGGTCTTTCCCGAAGGTCGGATCAATCGCACTGATGAACCGATCAAGCTCGAACAAGGCTTGGTGCGTCTTGCTCAGCTGGCGCATCGCCATGGTGTGAACGTGCAGGTTGTGCCAGTGGGACTTGCCTACAACCCTGCACGACCTGGTCCGCGTAGTCGTTCGGCCATCTGCTTCGGTCCTGCACTGACTGTGCAAGGAAAAGGGAAAGAAGAGACCCTCCGTTTCAACCACGAACTGGCGGCCAGCATGCATACGGCTGAACAAGCGGCCCGGGAGTGCATCAATCGACCACTCCATTGCACGTAA
- a CDS encoding BolA family protein, translating into MVQPDAVCSAIRRAIPDAQVSVEDLTGGGDHLQVSVVSAAFDGLNKIRQHQLVYRALKEELATEAIHALALNTSTPS; encoded by the coding sequence ATGGTCCAGCCGGACGCCGTCTGCTCCGCGATCCGTCGTGCCATCCCGGACGCTCAAGTGAGCGTTGAGGATCTCACAGGTGGCGGAGATCACCTCCAGGTCAGTGTGGTGTCCGCGGCTTTTGATGGTCTGAACAAAATCCGTCAGCACCAGTTGGTGTACCGGGCTCTTAAGGAAGAGCTTGCTACGGAAGCGATTCATGCTTTGGCATTGAACACTTCGACACCGTCCTGA
- the grxD gene encoding Grx4 family monothiol glutaredoxin, whose product MDTQTKTRIESLIKSSPVFVFMKGTKLMPQCGFSNNVVQILNALGISFETFDVLSDMEIRQGIKEFSDWPTIPQVYVQGEFMGGSDILIEMYNDGTLKEKLDIALAS is encoded by the coding sequence ATGGACACTCAGACGAAAACCCGAATTGAAAGCCTGATCAAGTCGAGCCCTGTCTTCGTCTTCATGAAGGGGACCAAGTTGATGCCGCAGTGTGGGTTTTCGAACAATGTGGTTCAGATCCTCAATGCGCTGGGCATCAGCTTTGAAACCTTTGATGTTCTCTCAGATATGGAGATTCGCCAGGGGATCAAAGAATTTTCTGATTGGCCCACCATTCCTCAGGTTTACGTTCAAGGTGAATTTATGGGGGGTTCAGACATTCTCATTGAGATGTATAACGACGGTACCCTCAAGGAAAAGCTCGACATTGCTCTTGCGAGCTAA
- a CDS encoding alpha/beta fold hydrolase — protein MAINRHSLERVLSVPVEGGDIEIRLYIPHTDPERSRTALLLTHGGPGGSSIGLYDALHELADQRPLIFYDQLGSFTSPAALLPEQMTLNRFASEPLAILNQLGIERAALLGHSWGGSVMAQFCLNHPERVSALVLSSPLLSTRRWVEDCNALVDEIHAELGVIDDVGTEFDKRHFSRKSHSTNTLNAERRRTNGSLYNQMWGQSEFEHSGVLGDLDLFPNLSQLSVPTLLICGEHDTATPGTLQDAKVQIGNEAQLTILPDAGHKTYIDGNDEYIDAVSKFLSSEISSQEQCRAFP, from the coding sequence ATGGCCATCAATCGCCATTCGCTCGAAAGGGTCCTGAGCGTCCCAGTCGAAGGCGGTGATATCGAAATCAGGCTCTACATACCCCATACAGATCCAGAGCGATCGCGAACGGCATTGCTGCTGACCCACGGCGGACCAGGGGGTTCCAGTATCGGTCTCTATGACGCCCTGCACGAACTGGCCGACCAGAGGCCTCTGATTTTTTACGACCAACTGGGGTCGTTTACGTCTCCGGCAGCACTGTTGCCTGAGCAGATGACGCTGAACCGCTTCGCTTCTGAGCCCTTAGCGATTCTCAATCAGCTCGGAATTGAGCGAGCCGCACTGCTGGGTCATTCCTGGGGAGGAAGTGTGATGGCGCAGTTTTGCCTGAATCATCCCGAACGCGTCAGTGCTTTGGTGCTCTCGTCTCCCCTGCTATCAACACGGCGCTGGGTTGAAGATTGCAATGCGCTTGTCGATGAAATTCATGCGGAATTGGGCGTTATCGATGACGTCGGCACTGAATTCGACAAGCGGCATTTTTCAAGGAAAAGTCATTCAACTAACACACTGAATGCAGAACGTCGGCGAACCAACGGATCCCTCTACAACCAGATGTGGGGGCAGAGTGAATTTGAGCATTCAGGCGTACTTGGAGATCTTGATCTCTTCCCGAATTTGAGTCAACTCTCAGTTCCGACCCTATTGATATGCGGTGAGCACGACACAGCAACACCAGGAACTTTGCAAGATGCGAAAGTTCAGATAGGAAACGAAGCACAACTGACAATCTTGCCTGATGCAGGCCATAAGACCTACATCGACGGCAATGATGAATACATTGATGCAGTCAGCAAATTCCTGAGTTCAGAGATTAGCTCGCAAGAGCAATGTCGAGCTTTTCCTTGA
- a CDS encoding DUF6761 family protein: MTFLQHPEAIRHFQALCDACQELTTRYHGPSELRLYADGYLHALRRTGDLDPREMGKLELLIERWILDPSSFIGPDGDVRTLYEHPNQY; this comes from the coding sequence ATGACATTCCTTCAGCACCCGGAAGCAATCCGCCACTTCCAGGCACTGTGTGATGCCTGCCAGGAGCTGACCACGCGCTACCACGGCCCGTCAGAACTGCGACTCTACGCAGATGGCTACCTGCATGCATTACGCAGAACCGGTGATCTGGATCCAAGGGAAATGGGCAAGTTGGAACTGCTGATCGAACGTTGGATCCTTGATCCATCCAGCTTCATCGGACCCGATGGAGACGTCAGAACCCTCTACGAGCATCCCAACCAGTACTGA
- a CDS encoding response regulator transcription factor — protein sequence MTSSSHDLLIHGSGQAPVQQQSAPSPAAREPARILVVEPHPTLRTVLVQRLRQDGHLTAAVSSCAEALELCQEQAPDLLVSAELLEQSSALRLGQQLRCPVIVLTARSGAEPVVGLLDDGADDVLRKPFGLEELAARCRTLLKRGRSGLQERVTVGPLEVHVLLRQVTLREQPVELSPREFALLCALLMPPGMVRSRQELLRMAWPPFSGGPRSVDTQVLTLRRKLEQAGLGEGGGITTVRQQGYRFSLDNLPE from the coding sequence GTGACCTCTTCCTCCCACGATCTTCTGATTCATGGATCCGGTCAGGCTCCGGTACAGCAGCAAAGTGCGCCTTCCCCCGCGGCTCGCGAACCTGCAAGGATCCTCGTGGTTGAACCCCATCCGACCTTGAGGACGGTTCTGGTTCAGCGCCTTCGCCAGGATGGCCACCTCACGGCAGCTGTTTCGTCTTGCGCAGAAGCTCTTGAGCTCTGTCAGGAACAGGCTCCAGACCTGCTTGTAAGCGCAGAACTGCTTGAACAAAGTTCAGCTCTGAGGCTTGGTCAGCAGTTGCGTTGTCCCGTGATTGTGCTGACGGCACGGAGCGGTGCTGAGCCCGTTGTGGGTCTACTCGACGATGGCGCGGACGACGTCTTGCGCAAACCGTTTGGTCTTGAGGAACTGGCAGCACGTTGTCGCACGCTGCTCAAGCGTGGTCGGAGTGGCCTTCAGGAGCGAGTGACTGTTGGGCCACTTGAAGTGCACGTCTTGCTTCGGCAAGTCACCTTGCGTGAGCAGCCCGTTGAACTCAGCCCACGCGAATTCGCACTGCTGTGCGCTCTCTTGATGCCGCCGGGGATGGTTCGGAGTCGTCAGGAACTGCTGCGCATGGCCTGGCCTCCGTTCAGTGGCGGTCCCCGTTCCGTCGACACCCAGGTCTTAACTTTGCGTCGCAAGCTTGAGCAGGCTGGTCTCGGTGAAGGTGGCGGGATCACCACGGTTCGACAGCAGGGTTACCGATTCAGTCTTGACAACCTTCCCGAATAA
- a CDS encoding DUF3104 domain-containing protein codes for MNVKPGQLVIVQNEAMLGVQCSQDWWMGQVLHCTDGAEPLSNHNLFQIIDVNPAVDPSIGLISLECPWE; via the coding sequence TTGAACGTCAAGCCTGGCCAGCTGGTGATTGTGCAGAACGAGGCCATGCTTGGAGTCCAGTGCAGCCAGGATTGGTGGATGGGACAGGTTCTCCATTGCACCGATGGCGCGGAACCTCTAAGCAACCACAACCTTTTTCAAATCATCGATGTCAACCCAGCGGTAGATCCGAGCATTGGCTTGATCAGCCTGGAATGCCCATGGGAATGA
- the crtH gene encoding carotenoid isomerase — translation MTVSANPEWDVIVIGSGIGGLVTASQLAAKGAKTLVLERYLIPGGSGGSFKRDGFTFDVGASMIFGFGEHGHTNLLTRALADVGQSCETIPDPVQLEYHLPNGLTMAVDRDYDSFIARMSDRFPHEAEGIQAFYDTCWQVFRCLDAMPLLSLEDPAYLAKVFFKAPLACLGLARWLPFNVGDVARKHIQDQELLRLIDMECFCWSVMPADRTPMINAGMVFSDRHAGGINYPKGGVGRIAEKLVAGLEAHGGSIRYGSRVTDVIVENGRAVGVQLADGETIQAKRIVSNATRWDTFAGEGSPKRTLVGQQDTPKAESTWRRRYQPSSSFLSLHLGVRADVIPEGFHCHHLLLEDWDDLEAEQGVIFVSIPTLLDPSLAPEGRHIVHTFTMSDINPWSQLSPTDYKRKKHQDAARLIKRLEAILPGLGEAVELQEIGTPRTHRRFLGRMGGTYGPIPATQLPGLLPMPFNRTGLSGLYCVGDSCFPGQGLNAVAFSGYACSHRIGADLGLNAWALPA, via the coding sequence GTGACCGTGAGTGCGAACCCTGAATGGGATGTGATCGTCATCGGGTCAGGTATTGGAGGATTGGTCACCGCCTCTCAGTTGGCCGCAAAAGGTGCCAAAACGCTGGTTCTTGAGCGCTATCTGATCCCCGGTGGTTCGGGAGGCAGCTTCAAGCGTGATGGCTTCACGTTTGATGTCGGCGCTTCCATGATCTTTGGCTTCGGCGAGCATGGACACACCAACCTGCTCACACGCGCGCTTGCGGACGTAGGGCAGTCGTGTGAAACCATTCCCGACCCTGTGCAACTGGAATACCACTTGCCCAATGGGCTCACCATGGCTGTGGACCGGGATTACGACAGCTTCATCGCCCGCATGAGCGATCGTTTTCCCCACGAAGCCGAGGGCATCCAAGCTTTTTACGACACCTGTTGGCAGGTTTTCCGCTGTTTGGATGCCATGCCATTGCTCTCGCTGGAAGATCCGGCCTATCTCGCCAAGGTGTTCTTCAAAGCGCCGCTCGCCTGCCTAGGGCTGGCGCGCTGGTTGCCATTCAATGTTGGCGACGTGGCGCGAAAGCACATCCAAGACCAGGAATTGCTGCGCCTGATCGATATGGAGTGTTTCTGTTGGTCCGTGATGCCGGCTGATCGAACGCCGATGATCAATGCCGGAATGGTCTTTTCGGATCGCCACGCGGGTGGAATCAACTATCCAAAGGGTGGTGTCGGCAGAATCGCCGAGAAATTGGTTGCCGGCCTTGAAGCTCACGGCGGATCCATTCGCTATGGATCCCGTGTGACGGACGTGATTGTGGAGAACGGCAGGGCTGTCGGCGTTCAGCTCGCTGACGGAGAAACGATCCAGGCAAAACGCATTGTCAGCAATGCCACCCGCTGGGACACGTTTGCGGGAGAAGGCTCCCCAAAACGCACCCTTGTGGGCCAACAAGACACGCCCAAAGCTGAATCCACCTGGCGCAGGCGCTATCAACCGTCGAGCTCGTTTCTTTCACTCCATTTGGGCGTGCGCGCCGATGTGATTCCTGAAGGATTCCACTGTCATCACTTACTGCTCGAGGACTGGGACGATCTTGAGGCTGAGCAGGGGGTGATCTTCGTTTCAATCCCGACGTTGCTTGATCCTTCTCTTGCACCCGAAGGCCGACACATCGTCCACACCTTCACGATGAGTGATATCAACCCCTGGTCCCAGTTGTCACCGACGGACTACAAGCGCAAGAAACACCAGGATGCCGCGCGTTTGATCAAACGACTTGAAGCCATCTTGCCGGGTCTTGGCGAGGCGGTTGAGCTCCAGGAAATTGGCACGCCTCGCACCCACCGTCGGTTCCTTGGTCGGATGGGTGGAACTTACGGACCAATCCCAGCAACGCAATTGCCCGGCTTACTTCCGATGCCCTTCAATCGAACCGGTCTCAGCGGTTTGTATTGCGTCGGTGATTCCTGTTTTCCGGGTCAAGGGCTTAATGCCGTTGCCTTCAGTGGTTATGCCTGCAGCCACCGCATTGGAGCTGATCTCGGTCTGAACGCGTGGGCGCTTCCTGCCTGA
- a CDS encoding cation transporter, with protein MSPVRPEDRLIEHRSLRIGVLASALMAVAGIAVHVISGSYALLLDGLYSAVMVGSGLVAARISRNVVRPPDRAYPYGYDGQEALYVLFRSLLLIGVLSFAAVSAFSTVIDYSFGQPVTTVRLGPVAWYSIAMVASCWGLAWRHHRDWQRTGCQSQILLTEAKAARLDGLISGLTGLALLGAPLLTGTMLSDLIPITDSLLVLVVSLVVLREPLQGFITALSQAAGASAETELIRSTRLALEDLLAGLSCWLLDLTVYQVGRTAFVVVYLNPSQPMDGGAIDLIRDRIQERCQDLLAQPVRTEVILTATPPFAAAGVS; from the coding sequence ATGTCGCCTGTCCGGCCTGAAGATCGTTTGATTGAGCATCGCTCCCTCAGGATCGGTGTTCTCGCCAGCGCACTGATGGCAGTCGCAGGCATCGCTGTCCATGTGATCTCAGGCTCCTATGCGCTGCTCTTGGATGGTCTCTATTCCGCGGTGATGGTCGGCTCTGGACTGGTCGCCGCAAGAATCAGCCGCAATGTGGTGCGGCCTCCAGATCGTGCTTATCCCTATGGCTATGACGGTCAGGAAGCCCTGTATGTCCTGTTCCGGTCGTTGTTGTTAATTGGGGTTCTTTCGTTCGCGGCTGTTTCAGCATTCAGCACAGTGATCGACTACAGCTTTGGCCAACCCGTGACAACGGTTCGCCTTGGTCCAGTTGCCTGGTATTCCATTGCCATGGTTGCCAGTTGCTGGGGTTTGGCATGGCGTCATCACCGCGATTGGCAACGGACGGGCTGTCAATCACAGATTCTTTTGACAGAGGCCAAGGCAGCACGACTGGACGGTTTGATCAGCGGACTCACAGGCCTGGCCCTGCTTGGGGCCCCGCTGCTCACGGGAACCATGCTGTCCGACCTGATTCCCATCACGGATTCACTCCTCGTGCTGGTGGTGAGTCTTGTGGTGTTGCGAGAACCGCTTCAGGGATTCATCACAGCCCTGAGCCAGGCTGCTGGAGCTTCGGCGGAAACCGAATTGATTCGCAGCACGCGCTTAGCCCTGGAGGATCTTCTTGCGGGATTGTCCTGCTGGCTGCTCGATCTCACTGTTTATCAGGTTGGCCGCACCGCCTTTGTTGTGGTGTATCTCAACCCGAGTCAGCCCATGGATGGTGGAGCCATTGACCTGATTCGCGATCGAATCCAGGAACGTTGCCAGGACCTGCTGGCTCAACCTGTCCGGACAGAGGTGATCCTGACGGCGACACCACCCTTCGCTGCTGCTGGAGTTTCCTAG
- the trmFO gene encoding FADH(2)-oxidizing methylenetetrahydrofolate--tRNA-(uracil(54)-C(5))-methyltransferase TrmFO, which produces MDETSVVVIGAGLAGTEAAWQVAQAGVRVHLVEMRPQKRSPAHHSSEFAELVCSNSFGALSSDRAAGLLQEELRRLGSLVIRTADTHAVPAGGALAVDRGRYSAALTAALEQHPLVSVERREQMALPDPSQITVLATGPLTSENLAEDLRAFTGRDDCHFFDAASPIVDGETIDMERAFRASRYDKGDADYINCPMNPAEYHAFRDALLAAEQAELKDFEKDNATFFEGCLPIEELARRGEDTMRYGPLKPIGLWDPRWGDVNDRDVRRAKRAYAVVQLRQEDKDGRLWNLVGFQTNLKWGEQKRVLRMIPGLEQAEFVRFGVMHRNTFLEAPELLQPTLQFKRRERLLAAGQITGTEGYAAAVAGGWLAGTNAARLAKGQAPIDLPPTCMIGALTHFISEAPSGKFQPMPPNFGLLPALPERIRDKRRRYGAYRDRALQDLLLATEKQGSVHVACPA; this is translated from the coding sequence TTGGACGAAACTTCGGTTGTTGTCATCGGTGCCGGTCTTGCTGGCACGGAAGCGGCCTGGCAAGTTGCACAAGCTGGTGTTCGTGTCCATCTCGTTGAGATGCGTCCACAGAAGCGCTCACCGGCCCATCACAGCAGTGAATTCGCGGAGCTTGTGTGCAGCAACAGCTTCGGAGCATTAAGCAGTGACCGGGCTGCAGGTTTGCTGCAAGAAGAGCTTCGGCGCCTCGGATCTCTGGTCATCCGAACAGCAGATACCCATGCTGTTCCTGCTGGCGGAGCTTTGGCTGTTGACCGCGGGCGCTACAGCGCTGCTCTAACGGCAGCGCTCGAACAGCATCCGCTTGTCTCTGTTGAGCGGCGCGAGCAGATGGCCTTGCCGGATCCAAGCCAGATCACAGTCTTGGCGACAGGACCACTCACCAGTGAAAACCTGGCCGAAGACCTGCGCGCCTTCACGGGACGTGATGACTGTCACTTCTTTGATGCAGCCAGTCCAATCGTTGATGGCGAAACCATCGACATGGAAAGGGCATTCCGCGCCAGTCGCTACGACAAGGGCGATGCGGACTACATCAACTGCCCGATGAATCCGGCTGAGTATCACGCCTTTCGTGATGCACTGCTTGCTGCGGAGCAAGCCGAACTGAAGGATTTTGAGAAGGACAATGCAACGTTCTTCGAAGGCTGTTTACCGATCGAAGAACTCGCCCGTCGTGGCGAGGACACCATGCGCTACGGCCCTCTGAAACCGATCGGCTTGTGGGACCCACGCTGGGGCGACGTCAATGACCGAGATGTCCGGCGTGCCAAGCGTGCCTATGCCGTCGTGCAGTTACGGCAGGAAGACAAGGACGGTCGCCTTTGGAACCTTGTGGGTTTTCAGACGAATCTCAAGTGGGGCGAGCAGAAACGTGTGCTTCGCATGATTCCAGGACTCGAACAGGCCGAGTTCGTTCGCTTTGGTGTGATGCACCGCAATACGTTTCTGGAAGCACCAGAACTGCTGCAGCCCACACTTCAGTTCAAACGCCGAGAGCGACTGCTCGCCGCCGGCCAGATCACGGGCACCGAGGGGTACGCTGCGGCTGTAGCTGGGGGGTGGCTGGCTGGGACCAACGCTGCACGGCTGGCCAAAGGGCAAGCACCGATCGACCTTCCACCAACCTGCATGATTGGCGCGTTGACGCATTTCATCAGCGAAGCGCCATCCGGCAAGTTTCAACCGATGCCTCCCAATTTCGGCCTACTGCCTGCGTTGCCGGAACGGATTCGGGATAAAAGGCGACGCTATGGGGCCTACCGGGACAGGGCTCTGCAGGATCTCCTGCTAGCAACGGAGAAGCAAGGCTCTGTTCATGTCGCCTGTCCGGCCTGA
- a CDS encoding photosystem II protein Y gives MDLRLVLVASPILLALGWAAFNISRAAVGQLQMMLKRSRA, from the coding sequence ATGGATCTCCGGCTCGTCCTCGTGGCTTCCCCCATCCTTCTGGCACTGGGCTGGGCAGCCTTCAACATCAGCAGGGCTGCAGTGGGTCAGCTTCAGATGATGCTGAAGCGCAGCCGCGCCTGA
- a CDS encoding gamma carbonic anhydrase family protein: MTVPSAQANSLATSPRIDPTAWVAETAVVMGDVQMAAGSSLWPTAVARADMAPIAIGQRSNVQDGAVLHGDPGQGVLIGSDVTIGHRAVVHGCTLQDGCLVGIGAIVLNGVTVGEGSLVAAGAVVTRDVPARSLVAGVPATVKRVLTDQEVNDQRDHAAHYADLARAWSQLLQNQTD, encoded by the coding sequence ATGACCGTTCCATCCGCTCAAGCCAACTCTCTGGCCACATCACCACGCATCGATCCCACCGCTTGGGTGGCGGAGACAGCGGTCGTCATGGGTGACGTTCAAATGGCGGCAGGTTCCAGCCTTTGGCCAACAGCAGTGGCCAGAGCCGACATGGCGCCCATCGCGATTGGTCAACGCAGCAACGTTCAGGACGGTGCTGTTCTGCACGGCGATCCTGGCCAGGGAGTGTTGATTGGCTCCGACGTCACAATTGGGCATCGTGCTGTCGTGCATGGATGCACGCTGCAAGACGGCTGCCTTGTGGGAATTGGAGCGATCGTGCTGAATGGAGTGACGGTTGGTGAGGGGTCCCTTGTGGCTGCCGGGGCTGTTGTGACCCGCGATGTTCCGGCTCGCTCCCTTGTGGCAGGTGTGCCAGCCACTGTGAAACGAGTCCTCACAGACCAAGAAGTGAACGACCAACGCGACCATGCAGCGCATTACGCCGACTTAGCCCGAGCTTGGTCACAATTGCTGCAAAACCAAACGGACTGA
- a CDS encoding response regulator, with protein MDGCARVAVVDDDHRLRTLIQEELVDEGVHPVPCTSAEELLELIKHDQFDLILLDLMMPGMDGMSCLKALEDIPCRAPILVVTALSDELKRQEVMRHGASEYILKPDLFERLPELLNQYLPDRKPNQD; from the coding sequence ATGGACGGTTGTGCACGTGTTGCTGTGGTTGATGATGACCACCGCCTGCGAACTCTGATTCAGGAAGAACTCGTCGATGAGGGTGTGCACCCGGTCCCATGCACATCCGCTGAGGAGCTGCTCGAGTTGATCAAACATGATCAGTTTGATCTCATTCTTCTCGACTTGATGATGCCTGGCATGGATGGCATGAGTTGCTTAAAAGCACTTGAAGACATACCTTGCAGAGCTCCAATTCTCGTTGTGACGGCTTTGAGTGACGAGCTCAAACGTCAAGAGGTAATGAGGCATGGGGCATCGGAGTACATCTTGAAGCCGGATCTTTTTGAGCGTTTACCCGAACTGCTCAATCAATATCTTCCTGATCGGAAGCCAAATCAGGACTGA